A single genomic interval of Aphidius gifuensis isolate YNYX2018 linkage group LG6, ASM1490517v1, whole genome shotgun sequence harbors:
- the LOC122858968 gene encoding AP-1 complex subunit beta-1 isoform X1 — MSDSKYFTTTKKGEIFELKSELNNDKKEKKKEAVKKVIASMTVGKDVSALFPDVVNCMQTDNLELKKLVYLYLMNYAKSQPDMAIMAVNTFVKELATSPMIKDCEDPNPLIRALAVRTMGCIRVDKITEYLCEPLRKCLKDEDPYVRKTAAVCVAKLYDINAGLVEDQGFLDQLKDLLSDSNPMVVANAVAALSEINESSPSGQPLVEMNAQTINKLLTALNECTEWGQVFILDSLANYSPKDDREAQSICERITPRLAHANAAVVLSAVKVLMKLMEMLQSESDFVGTLTKKLAPPLVTLLSSEPEVQYVALRNINLIVQKRPDILKHEMKVFFVKYNDPIYVKLEKLDIMIRLASQANIAQVLSELKEYATEVDVDFVRKAVRAIGRCAIKVEPSAERCVSTLLDLIQTKVNYVVQEAIVVIKDIFRKYPNKYESIISTLCENLDTLDEPEARASMIWIIGEYAERIDNADELLESFLEGFHDENTQVQLQLLTAIVKLFLKRPTDTQELVQQVLSLATQDSDNPDLRDRGFIYWRLLSTDPAAAKEVVLAEKPLISEETDLLEPTLLDELICHISSLASVYHKPPSAFVEGRSAGARKSLPARNYTNDDSHKTNNSSTSAVIPAQDSLIGDLLSMDISGPSPPTAASSSTTATALPTTSVGLDLLGGGLDSILGGTESTSLATGTSAPTVSATTTAQSTTGLLGDIFGFTQGPISYVAPKINWLPAEKGKGFDVWGTFSRKNGQISMDMTFTNKAMQPMGQFAIQLNKNSFGLTPATPLQVPGPLGPGASIDVSVTLSTTGAVQRMDPLNNLQVAIKNNIDIFYFACLVPMNVYFTEDGQLEKKIFLTTWKDIPAQNESQYTLNGIIMTADQVVQKMHQNNVFTIAKRNVEGQDMLYQSLKLTNNVWVLNELKIQPGNPDLTLSLKSRSVEVVAGVFQAYNAILHS, encoded by the exons ATGTCAGACTCAAAGTATTTTACAACCACCAAAAAGGGTGAGATATTTGAGCTTAAAtctgaattaaataatgacaaaaaagagaaaaaaaaagaagctgtaaaaaag GTGATTGCATCAATGACAGTTGGCAAGGATGTATCAGCATTATTTCCAGATGTTGTTAATTGCATGCAAACAGATAATTtggagttaaaaaaattagtttatctttatttgatgaattatgCAAAAAGTCAACCAGACATGGCTATTATGGCTGTCAATACATTTGTcaag GAGCTAGCGACATCTCCGATGATAAAG GATTGCGAGGATCCAAATCCACTGATACGTGCTTTGGCAGTACGTACAATGGGTTGCATacgtgttgataaaataacagaATATCTCTGTGAACCATTACGTAAATGTCTGAAGGATGAGGATCCATATGTTAGAAAAACAGCAGCTGTTTGTGTTGCTAAATTATATGATATTAATGCTGGACTTGTTGAAGATCAAGGCTTTTTGGATCAACTCAAAGATTTATTATCTGATAGTAATCCAatg GTTGTTGCAAATGCAGTTGCTGCATTGTcagaaataaatgaatcaaGTCCAAGTGGTCAACCATTAGTTGAAATGAATGctcaaacaataaataaattattaactgcATTAAATGAATGTACTGAATGGGGACAAGTATTTATTCTTGATTCACTTGCAAATTATTCACCAAAAGATGATCGTGAAGCACAAAGTATTTGTGAAAGAATAACACCACGTCTTGCACATGCAAATGCTGCTGTTGTATTATCAGCTGTTAAagtattaatgaaattaatggaAATGTTACAATCAGAATCTGATTTTGTTGGtacattaacaaaaaaattagctcCACCATTGGTAACACTATTAAGTTCTGAGCCAGAAGTACAATATGTTGCattaagaaatataaatttaattgtacaaAAACGTCCTGATATACTTAAACATGAAATGAaagtattttttgttaaatacaaTGATCCAATATATGTTAAATTggaaaaacttgatattatGATTAGACTTGCATCACAAGCAAATATTGCACAAGTATTATCTGAATTAAAAGAATATGCAACTGAAGTTGATGTTGATTTTGTACGTAAAGCTGTTAGAGCTATTGGACGTTGTGCAATTAAAGTTGAACCATCAGCTGAACGTTGTGTATCAacattattagatttaatacaAACAAAAGTTAATTATGTTGTACAAGAagcaattgttgttattaaagatatatttcgtaaatatccaaataaatatgaaagtATAATATCAACATTATGTGAAAATTTAGATACACTTGATGAGCCAGAAGCACGTGCATCAATGATATGGATTATTGGTGAATATGCTGAACGTATTGATAATGCTGATGAATTACTTGAAAGTTTTTTGGAAGGTTTTCATGATGAAAATACGCAAgtacaattacaattattaacagcaattgttaaattatttttaaaacgtccAACAGATACACAAGAATTAGTACAACAAGTATTAAGTCTTGCAACTCAAGATTCAGATAATCCAGATTTACGTGATCgtggttttatttattggagATTATTAAGTACAGATCCAGCAGCAGCAAAAGAAGTTGTACTTGCTGAAAAACCATTAATATCAGAAGAAACAGATTTACTTGAACCAACATTATTAGATGAATTAATATGTCATATATCAAGTCTTGCATCTGTTTATCATAAACCACCATCAGCATTTGTTGAAGGTAGATCAGCCGGTGCACGTAAATCATTACCAGCAAGAAATTATACAAATGATGATTcacataaaacaaataatagttCAACATCAGCTGTTATACCAGCACAAGATTCACTTATTGGTGATTTATTGAGTATGGATATTAGTGGGCCATCACCACCAAcagcagcatcatcatcaacaacagcaaccgCACTACCAACAACATCAGTGGGTCTTGATTTACTTGGTGGTGGTCTTGATAGTATTCTTGGTGGTACAGAATCAACAAGTCTAGCCACAGGAACATCAGCCCCCACAGTATCAGCTACAACAACAGCACAATCAACAACTGGATTACTTGGTGATATATTTGGTTTTACACAAGGACCAATATCATATGTTGCACCTAAAATTAATTGGTTACCAGCTGAAAAAGGTAAAGGTTTTGATGTATGGGGTACATTTTCACGTAAAAATGGACAAATAAGTATGGATATGACATTTACAAATAAAGCAATGCAACCAATGGGACAATTTGctatacaattaaataaaaatagttttggTTTAACACCAGCTACACCATTACAAGTACCTGGACCACTTGGTCCTGGTGCAAGTATTGACGTTAGTGtaacattatcaacaactggTGCTGTTCAACGTATGGATCCattaaataatcttcaagttgctattaaaaataatattgatatattttattttgcttgTTTGGTACCAATGAATGTCTATTTTACTGAAGATggacaacttgaaaaaaaaattttcttaacaacATGGAAAGATATACCAGCACAAAATGAATCACAATATACTCTTAATGGTATTATTATGACTGCTGATCAAGTTGTGCAAAAAATGCatcaaaataatgtttttacaaTTGCCAAGAGAAATGTTGAAGGACAAGATATGCTTTatcaatcattaaaattaacaaataatgttTGGGTTCTTAATGAGCTTAAAATACAACCAGGAAATCCTGATCTCACt ctatCACTGAAGTCTCGGTCAGTGGAAGTTGTAGCTGGTGTTTTCCAGGCTTACAATGCAATTCTTCACTCTTAG
- the LOC122858970 gene encoding 40S ribosomal protein S3, which translates to MAAPPRSISKKRKFVGDGVFKAELNEFLTRELAEDGYSGVEVRDTPTRTEIILMATHTQSVLGEKGRRIRELTSVVQKRFGFKDGSVELYAEKVATRGLCAIAQAESLRYKLIGGLAVRRACYGVLRFIMESGAKGCEVVVSGKLRGQRAKSMKFVDGLMIHSGAPTADYVDTATRHVLLRQGVLGIKVKIMLPWDPSGKTGPKKPLPDNVSVAEPKEENIPLMPTSEIKIAKDAPQAAPIAV; encoded by the exons ATGGCGGCTCCACCTCGGTCAATCTCTAAAAAACGCAAG ttTGTTGGAGATGGTGTATTCAAGGCAGAACTCAATGAGTTTCTCACTCGTGAACTTGCTGAAGATGGTTACTCCGGTGTTGAAGTACGTGATACACCAACACGTAcagaaattattttgatggCTACCCATACACAAAGTGTACTTGGTGAAAAAGGACGTAGAATTCGTGAATTAACATCAGTTGTTCAAAAACGTTTTGGATTTAAAGATGGAAGTGTTGAATTATATGCTGAAAAAGTTGCAACTCGTGGTCTCTGTGCAATTGCTCAAGCTGAATCATTGAGATATAAATTGATTGGTGGTCTTGCTGTCCGcag agCATGTTATGGAGTGCTTCGTTTTATTATGGAGTCAGGAGCTAAAGGTTGTGAAGTTGTTGTTTCTGGTAAACTTCGTGGTCAAAGAGCAAAGTCTATGAAGTTTGTTGATGGTTTGATGATCCATTCTGGTGCACCAACAGCTGATTATGTTGATACAGCAACACGTCATGTTTTGCTTAGACAAGGAGTTCTTGGAATCAAGGTTAAAATTATGTTGCCATGGGATCCAAGTGGTAAGACTGGACCTAAAAAACCACTTCCAGATAATGTTAGTGTTGCTGAACCAAAAGAAGAAAACATCCCATTGATGCCAACTTCTGAAATTAAGATTGCTAAAGATGCACCACAAGCAGCACCAATTGctgtgtaa
- the LOC122858968 gene encoding AP-1 complex subunit beta-1 isoform X2 gives MSDSKYFTTTKKGEIFELKSELNNDKKEKKKEAVKKVIASMTVGKDVSALFPDVVNCMQTDNLELKKLVYLYLMNYAKSQPDMAIMAVNTFVKDCEDPNPLIRALAVRTMGCIRVDKITEYLCEPLRKCLKDEDPYVRKTAAVCVAKLYDINAGLVEDQGFLDQLKDLLSDSNPMVVANAVAALSEINESSPSGQPLVEMNAQTINKLLTALNECTEWGQVFILDSLANYSPKDDREAQSICERITPRLAHANAAVVLSAVKVLMKLMEMLQSESDFVGTLTKKLAPPLVTLLSSEPEVQYVALRNINLIVQKRPDILKHEMKVFFVKYNDPIYVKLEKLDIMIRLASQANIAQVLSELKEYATEVDVDFVRKAVRAIGRCAIKVEPSAERCVSTLLDLIQTKVNYVVQEAIVVIKDIFRKYPNKYESIISTLCENLDTLDEPEARASMIWIIGEYAERIDNADELLESFLEGFHDENTQVQLQLLTAIVKLFLKRPTDTQELVQQVLSLATQDSDNPDLRDRGFIYWRLLSTDPAAAKEVVLAEKPLISEETDLLEPTLLDELICHISSLASVYHKPPSAFVEGRSAGARKSLPARNYTNDDSHKTNNSSTSAVIPAQDSLIGDLLSMDISGPSPPTAASSSTTATALPTTSVGLDLLGGGLDSILGGTESTSLATGTSAPTVSATTTAQSTTGLLGDIFGFTQGPISYVAPKINWLPAEKGKGFDVWGTFSRKNGQISMDMTFTNKAMQPMGQFAIQLNKNSFGLTPATPLQVPGPLGPGASIDVSVTLSTTGAVQRMDPLNNLQVAIKNNIDIFYFACLVPMNVYFTEDGQLEKKIFLTTWKDIPAQNESQYTLNGIIMTADQVVQKMHQNNVFTIAKRNVEGQDMLYQSLKLTNNVWVLNELKIQPGNPDLTLSLKSRSVEVVAGVFQAYNAILHS, from the exons ATGTCAGACTCAAAGTATTTTACAACCACCAAAAAGGGTGAGATATTTGAGCTTAAAtctgaattaaataatgacaaaaaagagaaaaaaaaagaagctgtaaaaaag GTGATTGCATCAATGACAGTTGGCAAGGATGTATCAGCATTATTTCCAGATGTTGTTAATTGCATGCAAACAGATAATTtggagttaaaaaaattagtttatctttatttgatgaattatgCAAAAAGTCAACCAGACATGGCTATTATGGCTGTCAATACATTTGTcaag GATTGCGAGGATCCAAATCCACTGATACGTGCTTTGGCAGTACGTACAATGGGTTGCATacgtgttgataaaataacagaATATCTCTGTGAACCATTACGTAAATGTCTGAAGGATGAGGATCCATATGTTAGAAAAACAGCAGCTGTTTGTGTTGCTAAATTATATGATATTAATGCTGGACTTGTTGAAGATCAAGGCTTTTTGGATCAACTCAAAGATTTATTATCTGATAGTAATCCAatg GTTGTTGCAAATGCAGTTGCTGCATTGTcagaaataaatgaatcaaGTCCAAGTGGTCAACCATTAGTTGAAATGAATGctcaaacaataaataaattattaactgcATTAAATGAATGTACTGAATGGGGACAAGTATTTATTCTTGATTCACTTGCAAATTATTCACCAAAAGATGATCGTGAAGCACAAAGTATTTGTGAAAGAATAACACCACGTCTTGCACATGCAAATGCTGCTGTTGTATTATCAGCTGTTAAagtattaatgaaattaatggaAATGTTACAATCAGAATCTGATTTTGTTGGtacattaacaaaaaaattagctcCACCATTGGTAACACTATTAAGTTCTGAGCCAGAAGTACAATATGTTGCattaagaaatataaatttaattgtacaaAAACGTCCTGATATACTTAAACATGAAATGAaagtattttttgttaaatacaaTGATCCAATATATGTTAAATTggaaaaacttgatattatGATTAGACTTGCATCACAAGCAAATATTGCACAAGTATTATCTGAATTAAAAGAATATGCAACTGAAGTTGATGTTGATTTTGTACGTAAAGCTGTTAGAGCTATTGGACGTTGTGCAATTAAAGTTGAACCATCAGCTGAACGTTGTGTATCAacattattagatttaatacaAACAAAAGTTAATTATGTTGTACAAGAagcaattgttgttattaaagatatatttcgtaaatatccaaataaatatgaaagtATAATATCAACATTATGTGAAAATTTAGATACACTTGATGAGCCAGAAGCACGTGCATCAATGATATGGATTATTGGTGAATATGCTGAACGTATTGATAATGCTGATGAATTACTTGAAAGTTTTTTGGAAGGTTTTCATGATGAAAATACGCAAgtacaattacaattattaacagcaattgttaaattatttttaaaacgtccAACAGATACACAAGAATTAGTACAACAAGTATTAAGTCTTGCAACTCAAGATTCAGATAATCCAGATTTACGTGATCgtggttttatttattggagATTATTAAGTACAGATCCAGCAGCAGCAAAAGAAGTTGTACTTGCTGAAAAACCATTAATATCAGAAGAAACAGATTTACTTGAACCAACATTATTAGATGAATTAATATGTCATATATCAAGTCTTGCATCTGTTTATCATAAACCACCATCAGCATTTGTTGAAGGTAGATCAGCCGGTGCACGTAAATCATTACCAGCAAGAAATTATACAAATGATGATTcacataaaacaaataatagttCAACATCAGCTGTTATACCAGCACAAGATTCACTTATTGGTGATTTATTGAGTATGGATATTAGTGGGCCATCACCACCAAcagcagcatcatcatcaacaacagcaaccgCACTACCAACAACATCAGTGGGTCTTGATTTACTTGGTGGTGGTCTTGATAGTATTCTTGGTGGTACAGAATCAACAAGTCTAGCCACAGGAACATCAGCCCCCACAGTATCAGCTACAACAACAGCACAATCAACAACTGGATTACTTGGTGATATATTTGGTTTTACACAAGGACCAATATCATATGTTGCACCTAAAATTAATTGGTTACCAGCTGAAAAAGGTAAAGGTTTTGATGTATGGGGTACATTTTCACGTAAAAATGGACAAATAAGTATGGATATGACATTTACAAATAAAGCAATGCAACCAATGGGACAATTTGctatacaattaaataaaaatagttttggTTTAACACCAGCTACACCATTACAAGTACCTGGACCACTTGGTCCTGGTGCAAGTATTGACGTTAGTGtaacattatcaacaactggTGCTGTTCAACGTATGGATCCattaaataatcttcaagttgctattaaaaataatattgatatattttattttgcttgTTTGGTACCAATGAATGTCTATTTTACTGAAGATggacaacttgaaaaaaaaattttcttaacaacATGGAAAGATATACCAGCACAAAATGAATCACAATATACTCTTAATGGTATTATTATGACTGCTGATCAAGTTGTGCAAAAAATGCatcaaaataatgtttttacaaTTGCCAAGAGAAATGTTGAAGGACAAGATATGCTTTatcaatcattaaaattaacaaataatgttTGGGTTCTTAATGAGCTTAAAATACAACCAGGAAATCCTGATCTCACt ctatCACTGAAGTCTCGGTCAGTGGAAGTTGTAGCTGGTGTTTTCCAGGCTTACAATGCAATTCTTCACTCTTAG
- the LOC122858969 gene encoding granzyme F-like, producing MNILIIIFSLFSLFVGTKQEIKHGDIVAAREIPYQVYLRINTIYSCGGTILDELHILTSASCVHKNDIYPLDLSEIEVLVGTNSTNSKNDFMDIYRVHKINIHNDFVPSNKTTKSFLADICILTLSRYITFSEFVKPIKLPNDYDIINTNHILTVGSFGPVDYERFVPSYRIRVSQVVINNIECLGFWYKYTLVTPDIMDERLCARPLPGHSACSVSHLHQYILFFILFNLFIFSFRPIMEMDLLIMTQSLLFMFLVVVVV from the exons atgaatattttaataataatattttccttattttctctatttg ttggAACAAAGCAAGAAATAAAACATGGTGATATTGTTGCTGCAAGAGAAATTCCATATCAAGTATATCTTcgtataaatacaatatattcTTGTGGTGGTACAATACTTGATGAACTACACATTTTAACATCTGCATCATGTGtacataaaaatgatatttatccATTGGATCTATCTGAAATTGAAGTTCTAGTTGGtacaaattcaacaaatagtaaaaatgattttatggATATTTATCGTGtccataaaattaatattcacaaTGATTTTGTTCCAAGTAACAAAACAACTAAAAGTTTTTTAGctgatatatgtatattaacg ctaTCAAGATATATTACTTTCAGTGAATTTGTAAAGCCAATCAAGTTGCCAAATGAttatgatataataaatacaaatcatATACTAACAGTTGGTTCTTTTGGACCAGTTGATTATGAACGATTTGTACCTTCTTACCGTATCAGAGTATCCCAGGTggtcataaataatattgaatgtcTAGGATTCTGGTACAAGTATACTCTCGTTACACCAGATATTATGGATGAACGATTGTGTGCTCGTCCATTGCCAGGACACAGTGCTTGTAGTGTAAGTCATCTTCatcaatacattttattttttattttatttaatttatttatattttcttttaggCCGATAATGGAAATGGACTTATTGATAATGACACAATCGTtgctgttcatgtttttagtaGTCGTTGTGGTGTAA
- the LOC122858971 gene encoding nurim homolog, with the protein MIKMGLSNTFGIVICAGSFLYTFHVLYNFMYFTSAHNENYKTLVQTPTDDNMIVISLWKLFQNTCLLSVFMLQHSAMSSKFIKNIYENLNIPDIERSIYNGFSSAALHFVISYWQAVPWISFWNFDTSTNNKLWIFFTCLHLLGWFIIYSGCVMLDISELSGLKQVYYKISNRPCPMSTKSKEYQRYLLHMRHPSFIGFLLILWMHPFMTLDRFLLSSILSAYMLIMWTIDEEDCQYHATNVYRKHRELS; encoded by the exons atgataaaaatgggTTTATCAAATACTTTTGGTATTGTTATTTGTGCTGGTAGTTTTTTGTATACATTTCATGTTTTGTACAATTTTATGTACTTCACATCAGCAcacaatgaaaattacaaaaccTTGGTTCAAACACCAACCG atGACAATATGATTGTCATTAGCCTCTGGAAGCTATTTCAAAATACTTGTCTTTTGAGTGTATTTATGCTACAACACTCAGCAATGTCaagtaaatttatcaaaaatatttatgaaaatttaaatataccagATATTGAAAGAAGTATTTACAATGGATTTAGTTCAGCTGCATTGCATTTTGTTATAAGCTATTGGCAAGCAGTACCATGGATATCATTTTGGAATTTTGatacatcaacaaataataaattatggatattttttacatgtttACATTTACTTGGTTGGTTTATCATTTACAGTGGTTGTGTTATGCTTGATATATCTGAATTATCTGGACTTAAAcaagtatattataaaatatcaaatcgtCCATGTCCAATGTCAACAAAATCAAAAGAATATCAAAGATATTTATTACACATGAGACATCCAAGCTTTATTGGATTTTTGTTGATTCTTTGGATGCATCCATTCATGAC tttggATAGATTTTTGTTGTCATCAATATTGTCTGCTTACATGCTGATAATGTGGACAATTGATGAAGAAGATTGTCAATATCATGCCACAAATGTATATCGTAAACATCGTgaattatcatga